In the genome of Falsirhodobacter halotolerans, the window CCGGTGTCGTGATCTGCGACGAGGCCGAGACGCTGGGCATCAACACCCGTCAGGAACTCGCCGCCGCCGAGGCCGCCTTCCAGACCCGCGCCCGGGCCGAGGCGCAGGAGAACGGCGTCACCCTCACCGCGCCCGACACCGTGTTCTTTGCGCTGGATACCGTGGTGGGCCGCGATACCGTCATCGGCCCGAACGTGGTCTTCGGCCCCGGCGTCACCGTGGAAAGCGAGGCGGAGATTCGCCCCTTCTGCCATCTGGAAGGGTGCCACATCTCTCGCCTTGCCACGGTCGGGCCCTTCGCCCGCCTGCGCCCCGGCGCGGAACTGGCCGAGGATGTGCATGTCGGCAACTTCGTCGAGATCAAGAACGCCATTCTGGACGAGGGCGTGAAGGTCGGCCATCTCACCTATCTGGGCGATGCGCATGTGGGCGAGAGGACCAATATCGGCGCGGGCACCATCACCTGCAATTATGACGGCGTGAACAAGCACAAGACGACCATCGGCCCGCGCGTCTTCATCGGGTCGAACACGATGCTGGTCGCCCCCGTGACTGTGGGGCGCGACGCCATGACCGGATCGGGCAGCGTCATCACCGAGGATGTCCCGGCCGAGGCGCTGGCCATCGGGCGCGCGCGGCAGGTCACCAAACCCGGTCTGGCGGTGAAGTTGATGGACCTGTTCCTGTCCAAGAAAAAGAAGGGCTGACCCCATGTGCGGCATCATCGGAATCCTCGGAAAGCACGAGGTCGCCCCGCAATTGGTGGAGGCGCTGCGCCGTCTGGAATATCGCGGCTATGATTCGGCGGGCATCGCCACCGTGAACGCGGGCGTGCTGGATCGCCGGCGGGCGGTCGGCAAGCTCGTGAACCTCTCCGATCGGCTGGTGCATGACCCGCTGGCGGGGAAATCCGGCATCGGCCACACCCGCTGGGCCACCCATGGCGCGGCCACCGAAACCAACGCCCACCCCCATCGCGCGGGCAAGGTGGCGGTGGTCCATAACGGCATCGTCGAGAATTTCCGCCCCCTGCGCGAAGAGCTGGAGGCCGACGGCTATGCCCCCGAAGGCCAGACCGATACCGAGGTCGTGGCCCTTCTGGTCGCGCGGGAGATGGACCGTGGCGCAGCCCCCCGCGACGCGGCCCTGTCGGTGATCGACCGGCTGGAAGGGGCGTTCGCGCTGGCTTTCCTGTTCGACGGGGAAGAGGACCTGATGATCGGCGCGCGCAAAGGCTCCCCCCTGGCCGTGGGTCATGGCGAGGGGGAGATGTTCCTCGGCTCGGACGCCATCGCTCTCGCCCCCTTCACCAACCGCATCACCTATCTGGACGAAGGCGACCGCGTGATCCTGACCCGCGCGGGGGTGGAGATCCTGGATGCCGAGGGCACCCGCGTCCCCCGCGCCATGGCCCGTATCGACGTGGGCGCGACCCAGATCGACAAGGGCGGGTTTCGGCATTTCATGGCCAAGGAAATCGCCCAGCAGCCCGCCGTTCTGGCCGATGCGCTGGCCCATTACGTCCCGTCCGACCTGAACATGCCGCTGGATTTCCGCGCGGTGGATCGCCTGACGCTGGTCGCCTGCGGCACCGCGCATTACGCCTGCCACGTCGCGAAATACTGGTTCGAACAGATCGCCCGCCTGCCGGTGGACATCGATATCGCCTCCGAATTCCGCTATCGCGATCCGGTGCTGACCGACCGCCAATGGGCCGTCTTCGTCAGCCAGTCGGGAGAGACGGCGGACACCCTCGCCGCCTTGCGCCACGCCACGGGTCGGGTGGGCAAGACGGTGGCGGTGGTCAACGTCGCTACCTCCTCCATGGCGCGGGAGGTGGATGTGGCGCTGCCGATCCTTGCGGGGGTGGAGGTGGGCGTGGCGTCCACCAAGGCCTTCTCCTGCCAGCTTCTGGTGCTGCTCCTGATGGCGCTGAAGGCCGCGCATGACCGGCGCGTGATCGACGACGCGACCCTGACCGCCCGACTGGCCGAGGTTCGCACCCTGCCCGGCCTGATGAATCAGGCGATGACCGTGGCGGACCCCATCGCCGCCCTGTCCGACGATCTGGCCGAAGCGCAGGACATCCTGTTCCTTGGCCGCGGACCCATCTATCCCTTGGCGCTGGAAGGCGCGTTGAAGCTGAAGGAACTCAGCTACATCCACGCCGAAGGCTACCCTTCGGGCGAATTGAAGCACGGCCCCATTGCCCTGATCGACAGCCATGTGCCGGTGGTGGTCCTTGCCCCCCGCGACGCCCTGTTCGACAAGACCGTGTCGAACATGCAGGAGGTCATGGCCCGCCACGGGCGCGTCCTTCTGATTTCGGACGCGCAGGGGCTGGCCGAGGCGGGGGCGGGCTGCTGGCGCACGGTGCGTATGCCCGACGTGCCCGACGTTCTCGCGCCGCTCGTCTATGCCGTTCCGGCCCAGCTTCTGGCCTATCACACCGCCGTTGCCAAAGGCACCGATGTGGACCAACCCCGCAACCTCGCAAAATCGGTGACCGTGGAATGACCGCTCTCGACACACTTCACACGGCCATCGACGCCGCCGACCGCCCGCAGGCCGCCATCGACGCGCAGGTGGCCGAATGGCGCGACACCCTGACGGTGGAGGATCGCGTGGCCCTTGCCGCCGATCTGTGGGACAGCGGCGAGGAGCCCGCCCGCATCGCTGCCGCCCGCCTTCTGTTTCAGGCCCGCCTGCGCCCCGACGACCGGGCGTGGGGGCTGCTTCAGGCCTGGGTGGCCCAGGCCGCCGATCAGAAACAGGCCGATCTGGTCGCCAAAAGCGCCGAGAAACGAGTGATGGCCGACCTGTCGCGCCTTCCCGTCGTGGCGGACTGGCTGGAGGACGCCTCCCCCCTGATCCGTCGAGCGGGGCTGATCGCCACGCTGGCGCTGGCCAAGCTGGACCACCCCTCCGAAGCGCAGGCCGAAGCCCGCACCCGCATCTATGCCCACCTGCCCCGCATGATGAATGACGAGGATCGGATGGTGCGCGGTGCGGTGGCCGAATGGCGCACCGTCTATAACCGCCATAAATAAAGGCCGGGTTTCCCCGGCCTTCCATCCTCAGATATGCAGCGCCTTGCCATAGGCGCTCAGCACCGATTCGTGCATCATCTCGCTCAGCGTCGGGTGCGGGAAGACGGTCTGCATCAGGTCTTCCTCGGTCGTCTCCAGCGTGCGGCCGATGACATAGCCCTGGATCAGTTCCGTCACCTCGGCCCCGACCATGTGGGCACCCAGAAGCTCGCCGGTCTTGGCGTCGAACACGGTCTTGATCAGGCCCTCGGCCTCGCCCAGGGCGATCGCCTTGCCGTTGCCGATGAAGGGGAAACGCCCGACTTTCACGTCGAAGCCTGCTTCCTTGGCCTTCGCCTCGGTCATGCCGACCGACGCGATCTGGGGGTAGCAATAGGTGCAACCCGCAATCGTCCCGGGCTTGATCGGATGGCCCTTCTGGCCCGCGATCATCTCGGCCACCATCACGCCTTCATGGCTGGCCTTGTGCGCCAGCCACGGCGCACCGGCAATGTCGCCAATGGCATAGACACCGTCCACGCCCGTGCGGCAGTATTCGTCCACCACCACATGCGTCCGGTCGATCTTGACGCCCAGCTCTTCCAGCCCCAGCCCTTCGACATTGCCGACGATGCCCACGGCGGAAATCACCGTGTCGAACTCCTGCGTCGTGACCTTGCCGCCGGATTCCAGATGGGCAGTGACCTTGCCGCCCGCCTTGTCCAGTTTCTTCACGGACGTCTTTTCAAGGATCTTCATCCCCTGCTTCTCGAACGCCTTCTTGGCGAAGCCCGCAATCTCGGCATCCTCCACCGGCAGGACGCGATCCATGACCTCGACCACGGTGGTGTCGGCGCCCAAAGTGTTGAAGAAGGACGCGAATTCGATGCCGATCGCGCCCGACCCGATGACCAGCAGCTTCTTCGGCATCCGCTTGGGTTGCAGCGCGTGGCGATAGGTCCAGACCAGATCGCCATCGGCCTCCAGCCCCGGCAGGGTGCGGGCCCGCGCCCCGGTGGCCAGCACGATGGCCTTGGCGGTCAGGTCCTGCGTCCCCTTCTCGCCCTTGACGGACACCTTGCCCTTGGCGGGGATCGTCGCCTCGCCAATGACCACGGTGATCTTGTTCTTCTTCATCAGGTGGCCGATGCCCGAGGACAGCTGCTTTGCCACCCCGCGCGAGCGTTTGACCACCGCGTCGAGATCATAGCTGATACCTTCGGCCTTCAGCCCGAATTCCTTGGCACGGTGCATCAGGTGGAACACTTCGGCCGAGCGCAAAAGCGCCTTGGTCGGGATGCAGCCCCAGTTCAGGCAGATGCCGCCCAGATTCTCGCGTTCCACGATCGCGACCTTCAAGCCAAGCTGCGCGCCACGGATGGCCGCCACATAGCCGCCGGGTCCGGCGCCAATCACGATCATGTCGAAGTTGTCGGCCATCGAGCCCTCCACTGAAAACTAGTTCAGTATTAAACTATCACCGGACCACACGCAACGGACCCTCCGCCCGGAAACGTTCGACGAAGCCGGCATAGGCCCCTTCGGACATGAACGCCTCTTCTTCGGGGGTATTCGCGCGGCCCAGGGCGGCGTTGCGGAACGGGAATCGCCCGAACTGCTTGATGATCGCCTCATGCGCGCGGGCGTGAAGATAGTTCTCCGCCCCTTCCGGCATCCGTTCCCGGAAGAGGTGAACGGCCAGCGCCTGATCCTCGGGATATTCGGAATGTTCGAACGGCAGATAGAAAAACTGCCGCTCCGGCTCGGGGGCCAGCATGTCCCAGCCATGTTCCAGGGCGCGGCGTGCGGCGGCGCGGGCCTGCGGATCGGTGGCGAAGGCGCGCGCCTTGCCGCGCCAGATGTTGCGCGAAAACTGGTCGCAGACGATCAGGAAGGCCAGCGTTCCCGCCGGGCCGTCGATCCAGTGGTCCAGACCGCCCTGCAGCGCCGCCTCCCACAGATCGCCGAAACTTTCGCGGATCTCCTCGTCCAGTTCGGGATCGGCGGAATACCAGTCCTCGGGGGAACATTCGCCCAACCAGAAATCGAGCACGCTTTGTGGATCGTCCATCAGATACCTCCGTCCCCCCACCGTGACAGAGCGGCGGGGGTCTGACAACACTAGGGCGATCTCAGAGTTGCTCCACCTCGGCCGCGGTATCCTGACCCGCTTCCTCCATCAACTGACCCACGGCGACGGCGGCGGCGGTCGGCGCCATGACGACGAAGGCCCCCGTATCCTCGGGCTTGGGCGCGGTGCGCTGCGTCGTGCGATAGGCGGCATAGGCCGCGATCATCACCATCAGGGCGCAGATGAACACGAAGAACCCCTGTTGCCCGATCCGGTCCATCATCCAGCCGATGATCGGCGGCCCCGCCATCGCCCCCAACCCGTTCGACAGCAGCAGGCCCGCGCTGGCCCCCGCCATCTGCTCTTTGGTCAGGTGGTCGTTGGTGTGCGCGATCAGCAGCGAATACATCGGGTTGGCCACGCCGCCGATGACGATCGCCGCCGGGATCAGCACCCACATGGCGATGGGCAGGAAGGTGGTGATGAACATCGCCACCGCGCCCACCGCCGCGACGATCCCGATCAGCGCGCGGCGGTCCATCCGGTCCGACATCCAGCCGATGGGATACTGGAACACCAGCCCCCCCACATACATCGCGGCGATGAAGGCTGAGATCTGCGCGACCGACAGCCCGACCACCGTGCCCCAGACGGCGGCCATGCCGAACATGCAGGCGAAGATCCCGCCCGCAAGGAACATGCCCACCACGCCCAAGGGCGACACTTCATAAAGGCGAGCGAAGGACAGCCGCTCCGTCGTCTCGAACGTGGGGGCCTGCGTCACCGTCAGCAGGATCGGGATGAAGGCGATGGACACGAGGACCGAGGGCAGCACGAAGATCGCGAACCCCGCCGGATCGCCCACGTTCAAAAGGATCTGCGACGTCACGATCCCCAGCATCTGCACGATCATGTAAATCGACAGCGCCTGCCCGCGCGTCTCGTTCGTGGCGGTGTTGTTCAGCCAGCTTTCGGCGGTGATATAGACGCCCGAGAAGCTGAACCCGATCGCCACCCGCATCAGCGCCCAGATCAGCCAGTCCGGCATCACCGGATAACAGACCAGCACCGCCGAGATGATGGAGCCCAGCGCGGCGAACACCCGCACATGGCCCACGCGCTGGATCATGTCCGGCACCATTTTCGACCCGAACAGGAAGCCCGCGAAATAGGACGACATCACAAGCGATATCTGCAGCGTCGTGAAGTCCTCGATCCCGCCGCGAATCCCAAGAAGCGAGCTTTGCATCCCGTTGCCGACCATCAAGAGCAGCACGCCGACAAGAAGCGGCCAGGTGGAAAAGAATACGGCGGTCATGAATCACCCGAAGGAATAAGCAGCGACGAATCGCCATAGGAGAAGAAACGGTAACCCTGCGTGACGGCGTGATCGTAGATGGCGCGGATGCGCGCCTCGCCCATCAGGGCCGAGACCAGCATCAGCAGGGTCGATTTTGGCAGGTGGAAGTTGGTCATCAGCGCGTCCGTCACGCGGAAACGGTATCCGGGATAGATGAAGATGTCCGTCGTGCCCCGCCACGCCCGCACCTGCCCCGAGGCGGCGGCGCTTTCGATCAGGCGCAGGGCGGTGGTGCCCACGGGGATGATCCGGCCCCCGGCGGCGCGGGTGGCCGAGATCTCGGCGGCGGCGTCCTCGGTCACCTCGCCCCATTCGGCGTGCATCTTGTGGGTGGTCACATCCTCCACCTTGACCGGCAGGAAGGTGCCCGCGCCCACATGCAGCGTGACTTCGGTGAAGGTGACACCCTTGGCGCGCAGGGCGGCCAGAAGGGCATCGTCGAAATGCAGGCTGGCGGTGGGGGCCGCAACCGCGCCGGAATGGCGGGCAAACACCGTCTGGTAATCGTCGCGATCCTGCGCATCAGGGGCGCGTTTGGCGGCGATATAGGGGGGCAGCGGCATCGCCCCCACCTGCGCCAGCGCCGCATCGAAGGCGTCGCCTTCGGCATCGAAGACCAACCGCAGTTCGGTCTCCGACTTTTCCACCACGCGGGCCGACAGCGCGTCCGAAAAACGGATCACCTCCCCCTCCGCCAGTTTCCGCAGCGGTTTGGCCAGCGCCCGCCAGCCGGTCGCGGCGGGTTCCAGCAGCGTCACCTCGATCTTGGCGGTGGCCTCCCCCTGCCCCGTCATGCGGGTGCGGGTGCCGGTCAGGCGGGCGGGAATGACCCGCGTGTTGTTCAGGACCAGCCGGTCGCCGGGCCGGAAGATGTCCACCAGATCGCGCACATGCCGGTCGTGGATCGCCTCCCCTTCGGCCAGCAGCAGCCGGGCCGAGGTGCGGGGCCGCGCGGGCCGGGTCGCGATCAGATCGTCGGGCAGGTGGAAATCGAAATCGGACAGTTTCATTCGGCCAACCTCGGCGGGGGGGATTGAAGAAGATCGCGCAGCGGGCCGGGGGCCAGAAGCGCCAGCGGATTGGCGGAAAACTTCGGCGCGTCCGCCGTCCCGCGCAGGCGATAGGTGACGCCGAACAGCCCTTCGCCGCGCGGCGCCAGCGCCCCGTTCAGGAAATAGATGGGGGATACGACGCCCTGCATGAAGAATCGCTTGTCCGCCATCCGATACACTCCCGCCGCCGTTACACCCAGCGACGCCCCGACCGCAACGCCTTGCGTGACCTCCACCGCGCCGGGGGTGAAGCGGAACCGCGCCTCGGCCCCGTCGAACAGGATGCCGCCCCCTTCGGCCGCCTGCGCCGCGCCCACGACCGAGACGGCGTTCACCGCCTGCGCCAGAACCGGAAGGTCGTGGATACGCAGGGCGTTGGCGCGGGCCACGCCGTCATATTCGCCCGACGCCGCGCGGGGGGTCAGGATCACTTCCATCGGGCCGCCGGTCGCCTTGTCGAAGATCCCCGCCGACCGCAGCGCGCCCCCCGCATCGCGGGCGTAAAGGCGGATCGCCGTGCCGTGCTCGGACGGGGTCAGGCGGCCCGTCGCCTCGGTCCCGCCATTGATCCGGCCTGCGAAATCGCCTTGGAACCCGCCCGCCGTGCGGAAATCGCCGCGCATGTCGGTCAGCGCCAGCGCGTCGCTCACCCGCACCTCGTCCAGTCGGGCCGTGACCGGCGTATCGCCCGCGCCGTCGCCCCCGCCGGGTCCCAGGGACAGGCGGCGCAGGTCCACCATGCCCGCCCCCACCGCCACCGCCGGGGTCTGCCCCGCGCCCCGCGCGGTCAGCGTCACCGGCGCATCCAGCCAGCCGTTCAGACGCAGGCGCGAAAACCGGACCGCGTCCAGCCCGCCTGCGGGGGTCAGGTCCACCCGCCCCTCGGCGGCCAGCCCGCCGCCCTCGACGGCCAGACGGCGCACCTCGGTCGGTTCCGACAGGACGGCGTCCACCTCCAGCCGCCCCGCCGCCGCCGCGGGCTTCGACCACCCCACCGCCGGAACCGCCGCCCCGATCCCGCGCAGGTCCGAGGTCAGGGTCAGGTGCGGCGGCTGGCCGGGGTCGAGCGCCACCTGAAACCGCCCCTGCCCCTGCCCGGTGATCAGCCCGTCGGGCAGGTCGATGCCGAAGGTGCGCGCGGCCCGAGGCGACAGCGTCGCCTGGCCCACCACCGTCTGGGTCGTGCCGGGGGCGGCCAGCGGCAGGCGATAGGTGGCGGTGAACGGGACCCCCGCCAAGGTGCCGTCCCCGGCCACGGTCAGGGCCTGCGGCGTTGCCGCCAGCGTCAGGGCGTCGGACAGCAATTCCTTGCCCGGCACCAAGGTCGAGGATGCGAAATCCGTGATCCGCCCCTGCACGTCGAAATCGACGGCATCGGGGGTCAGGCCATCGACGATGGGCAACGTCAGCCGCGTGCGCACCGCCGCCTGCCCCGTGCCCAGATCGACGCTGCGGTTCGCGCGGCTTAAAAAGCGGAAGGGCGGCTGATCCAGAAGCGACAGCGCCGCCGTCACGCTGGACCGGGTCACAAGGTCGATCTGCGCCCGGATGGGGCGTTCGCGCAGGTCCGGCACGACAAGGGTGGACCGATCCGCCGCCACCCGCCCCCCTTCGGGCGGGGTTACATGGCCGCGTTCCAGCACCATGGAATACCGGTCGTTCTGGATGGCGGAATACCCCTCCCCCCCCTCGATCGGCGGCAGGGTGCGCAGGAAGCGCACATCGCCCCCGGCAAAGGAATAGCCCAAGGCCACCCGCGTCTCCTGCCCCGGGGCGATGCGGACAGCGGCGCGCACGTCGCGCAGATTGCCCTCCAGCACGTTCTGGTCCAGCCAGTCGCGCGTGCGCGGCACCAGCGTCACGGGCCACAGCGCCAGAAGCTGGTCGCGGCGGATGGCGTTCAGCGTCGGATCAAAGGACAGCCACCAGCCGTCGGGATCCGCGCGCACCTGGCCCCGCCCGCGCAACGTCCGCTCCCCCTCCATCAACGCGACCTGCCCGATGTCCAGCGTGAACGGATCAAGCCGCAGCCGGGCGTCCAGCTGCCCTTCGGAAAAGCGGACGGGTTCGGTGAACAGGCCCTGCGGGTCCACCGCCACATCGCGCAGGCGGATCTGCGCCAGAAGCGTCTGCGGCCGCCCCCGCTCCAGATCGCGCAGAAACATCTGCCCCACGGCCTTGGTGCGCAGGGTGGGGCCCTGCACCGACAGATCGGCCAAATCCAGACGCTGATCCGTGGGGTCGTAGCCGATCGTCAGGCCCGCGCTGTCGAACGGAATGGGGCGCATGTCGTCGCGCGGCAGCAGGGCGCCGCGTCCCAGCTCCAGACGCGCATCGAACGCCGCCAGTGCCCCCGTCCGGTCCAGCGAGGCGCGCACCGTGCCCGCCGCCGGGGCCCGCAGCACCGCAAGCACGGCCAAGGGGGCCGCCTGCGCCGCCACGTC includes:
- the glmU gene encoding bifunctional UDP-N-acetylglucosamine diphosphorylase/glucosamine-1-phosphate N-acetyltransferase GlmU, coding for MAGVSLIILAAGMGSRMNSDLPKVLHRIGAAPLLHHAMQAGRALDPDRTIVVTGHGADAVDAAARAFDPEVETVRQTEQLGTGHAVAQAAPLLAGQTGDAVVLYGDTPLIRPETLEAMRAARARHAVVVLGFHHHGAGRYGRLIAEGEALEKIVEYKDATEDQRAVTLCNSGVVCADAGTLMDLVARIGTANAAGEYYLTDIVEIARARGLTAGVVICDEAETLGINTRQELAAAEAAFQTRARAEAQENGVTLTAPDTVFFALDTVVGRDTVIGPNVVFGPGVTVESEAEIRPFCHLEGCHISRLATVGPFARLRPGAELAEDVHVGNFVEIKNAILDEGVKVGHLTYLGDAHVGERTNIGAGTITCNYDGVNKHKTTIGPRVFIGSNTMLVAPVTVGRDAMTGSGSVITEDVPAEALAIGRARQVTKPGLAVKLMDLFLSKKKKG
- the glmS gene encoding glutamine--fructose-6-phosphate transaminase (isomerizing); this translates as MCGIIGILGKHEVAPQLVEALRRLEYRGYDSAGIATVNAGVLDRRRAVGKLVNLSDRLVHDPLAGKSGIGHTRWATHGAATETNAHPHRAGKVAVVHNGIVENFRPLREELEADGYAPEGQTDTEVVALLVAREMDRGAAPRDAALSVIDRLEGAFALAFLFDGEEDLMIGARKGSPLAVGHGEGEMFLGSDAIALAPFTNRITYLDEGDRVILTRAGVEILDAEGTRVPRAMARIDVGATQIDKGGFRHFMAKEIAQQPAVLADALAHYVPSDLNMPLDFRAVDRLTLVACGTAHYACHVAKYWFEQIARLPVDIDIASEFRYRDPVLTDRQWAVFVSQSGETADTLAALRHATGRVGKTVAVVNVATSSMAREVDVALPILAGVEVGVASTKAFSCQLLVLLLMALKAAHDRRVIDDATLTARLAEVRTLPGLMNQAMTVADPIAALSDDLAEAQDILFLGRGPIYPLALEGALKLKELSYIHAEGYPSGELKHGPIALIDSHVPVVVLAPRDALFDKTVSNMQEVMARHGRVLLISDAQGLAEAGAGCWRTVRMPDVPDVLAPLVYAVPAQLLAYHTAVAKGTDVDQPRNLAKSVTVE
- a CDS encoding DNA alkylation repair protein, giving the protein MTALDTLHTAIDAADRPQAAIDAQVAEWRDTLTVEDRVALAADLWDSGEEPARIAAARLLFQARLRPDDRAWGLLQAWVAQAADQKQADLVAKSAEKRVMADLSRLPVVADWLEDASPLIRRAGLIATLALAKLDHPSEAQAEARTRIYAHLPRMMNDEDRMVRGAVAEWRTVYNRHK
- the lpdA gene encoding dihydrolipoyl dehydrogenase, whose amino-acid sequence is MADNFDMIVIGAGPGGYVAAIRGAQLGLKVAIVERENLGGICLNWGCIPTKALLRSAEVFHLMHRAKEFGLKAEGISYDLDAVVKRSRGVAKQLSSGIGHLMKKNKITVVIGEATIPAKGKVSVKGEKGTQDLTAKAIVLATGARARTLPGLEADGDLVWTYRHALQPKRMPKKLLVIGSGAIGIEFASFFNTLGADTTVVEVMDRVLPVEDAEIAGFAKKAFEKQGMKILEKTSVKKLDKAGGKVTAHLESGGKVTTQEFDTVISAVGIVGNVEGLGLEELGVKIDRTHVVVDEYCRTGVDGVYAIGDIAGAPWLAHKASHEGVMVAEMIAGQKGHPIKPGTIAGCTYCYPQIASVGMTEAKAKEAGFDVKVGRFPFIGNGKAIALGEAEGLIKTVFDAKTGELLGAHMVGAEVTELIQGYVIGRTLETTEEDLMQTVFPHPTLSEMMHESVLSAYGKALHI
- a CDS encoding DUF924 family protein; the protein is MMDDPQSVLDFWLGECSPEDWYSADPELDEEIRESFGDLWEAALQGGLDHWIDGPAGTLAFLIVCDQFSRNIWRGKARAFATDPQARAAARRALEHGWDMLAPEPERQFFYLPFEHSEYPEDQALAVHLFRERMPEGAENYLHARAHEAIIKQFGRFPFRNAALGRANTPEEEAFMSEGAYAGFVERFRAEGPLRVVR
- a CDS encoding MFS transporter; this encodes MTAVFFSTWPLLVGVLLLMVGNGMQSSLLGIRGGIEDFTTLQISLVMSSYFAGFLFGSKMVPDMIQRVGHVRVFAALGSIISAVLVCYPVMPDWLIWALMRVAIGFSFSGVYITAESWLNNTATNETRGQALSIYMIVQMLGIVTSQILLNVGDPAGFAIFVLPSVLVSIAFIPILLTVTQAPTFETTERLSFARLYEVSPLGVVGMFLAGGIFACMFGMAAVWGTVVGLSVAQISAFIAAMYVGGLVFQYPIGWMSDRMDRRALIGIVAAVGAVAMFITTFLPIAMWVLIPAAIVIGGVANPMYSLLIAHTNDHLTKEQMAGASAGLLLSNGLGAMAGPPIIGWMMDRIGQQGFFVFICALMVMIAAYAAYRTTQRTAPKPEDTGAFVVMAPTAAAVAVGQLMEEAGQDTAAEVEQL
- the queA gene encoding tRNA preQ1(34) S-adenosylmethionine ribosyltransferase-isomerase QueA; its protein translation is MKLSDFDFHLPDDLIATRPARPRTSARLLLAEGEAIHDRHVRDLVDIFRPGDRLVLNNTRVIPARLTGTRTRMTGQGEATAKIEVTLLEPAATGWRALAKPLRKLAEGEVIRFSDALSARVVEKSETELRLVFDAEGDAFDAALAQVGAMPLPPYIAAKRAPDAQDRDDYQTVFARHSGAVAAPTASLHFDDALLAALRAKGVTFTEVTLHVGAGTFLPVKVEDVTTHKMHAEWGEVTEDAAAEISATRAAGGRIIPVGTTALRLIESAAASGQVRAWRGTTDIFIYPGYRFRVTDALMTNFHLPKSTLLMLVSALMGEARIRAIYDHAVTQGYRFFSYGDSSLLIPSGDS
- a CDS encoding DUF3971 domain-containing protein; this translates as MKQDRGTGVAGKRAAGRLMRGAGAMCLVALTLVVLAIGALAVSGRAVPLPRAVLDVAQHRIDAGLRQAGTTGVAVRLGGVSLAVERSLRPRVVLRDIRVSDATQRPILHLPEARLVFTHPTLLTPVPRPYAVVLDGARIAVRRDADGRFDLALGVQAEGAMTTDYAGALEEVRRFLTAPVISDLHEISISRVTVRIDDERADRIWELRDGSLTLLRDDDILSADLSAGVAGTTEGRLGLSIAADLENGQTTLRADVRDVATTDVAAQAAPLAVLAVLRAPAAGTVRASLDRTGALAAFDARLELGRGALLPRDDMRPIPFDSAGLTIGYDPTDQRLDLADLSVQGPTLRTKAVGQMFLRDLERGRPQTLLAQIRLRDVAVDPQGLFTEPVRFSEGQLDARLRLDPFTLDIGQVALMEGERTLRGRGQVRADPDGWWLSFDPTLNAIRRDQLLALWPVTLVPRTRDWLDQNVLEGNLRDVRAAVRIAPGQETRVALGYSFAGGDVRFLRTLPPIEGGEGYSAIQNDRYSMVLERGHVTPPEGGRVAADRSTLVVPDLRERPIRAQIDLVTRSSVTAALSLLDQPPFRFLSRANRSVDLGTGQAAVRTRLTLPIVDGLTPDAVDFDVQGRITDFASSTLVPGKELLSDALTLAATPQALTVAGDGTLAGVPFTATYRLPLAAPGTTQTVVGQATLSPRAARTFGIDLPDGLITGQGQGRFQVALDPGQPPHLTLTSDLRGIGAAVPAVGWSKPAAAAGRLEVDAVLSEPTEVRRLAVEGGGLAAEGRVDLTPAGGLDAVRFSRLRLNGWLDAPVTLTARGAGQTPAVAVGAGMVDLRRLSLGPGGGDGAGDTPVTARLDEVRVSDALALTDMRGDFRTAGGFQGDFAGRINGGTEATGRLTPSEHGTAIRLYARDAGGALRSAGIFDKATGGPMEVILTPRAASGEYDGVARANALRIHDLPVLAQAVNAVSVVGAAQAAEGGGILFDGAEARFRFTPGAVEVTQGVAVGASLGVTAAGVYRMADKRFFMQGVVSPIYFLNGALAPRGEGLFGVTYRLRGTADAPKFSANPLALLAPGPLRDLLQSPPPRLAE